In Electrophorus electricus isolate fEleEle1 chromosome 6, fEleEle1.pri, whole genome shotgun sequence, a single genomic region encodes these proteins:
- the ppp1r14aa gene encoding protein phosphatase 1, regulatory (inhibitor) subunit 14Aa, with product MAEEPYGECEDHDPHPREHGLSLQKRQARVTVKYNRKELQKRLNVEKWLEDALEGLYVGAEDEMPEEIDIDDLLVLQSDEQRAQKLQEVLQTCKNSTQSFITELLEKLRGLHKQEELQNEGLGHPCLHGYPHHHGNPHHHGDHHQNRTHQTL from the exons ATGGCAGAGGAGCCTTATGGAGAATGTGAGGATCACGACCCTCATCCACGAGAGCACGGGCTGAGCCTGCAGAAGCGGCAGGCTCGCGTGACGGTTAAGTATAACCGAAAGGAGCTGCAGAAGCGGCTGAACGTGGAGAAATGGCTCGAGGACGCACTGGAGGGACTATACGTAGGAGCG gAGGACGAAATGCCAGAAGAAATTGATATTGATGACCTCTTGGTTCTTCAGAGTGATGAGCAACGAGCACAAAAACTACAG GAAGTGCTTCAGACCTGTAAGAATAGCACACAG TCTTTCATCACTGAATTGCTTGAAAAGCTGCGCGGTCTACACAAACAGGAAGAACTTCAGAATGAGGGCCTTGggcatccctgtctccatggttacccCCATCATCATGGCAATCCccatcaccatggagaccacCATCAGAACCGAACACACCAGACACTCTAG
- the dlb gene encoding delta-like protein B, with protein MAHISLCLLTLWLLHAVASSGVFELKVHSFTTTRRFCRRARDCNIFFRICLKHSEDVISAEPPCTFGTGQTSVLHADQSSIANSGAVRVPFHFKWPGTFSLVIEAWNAESPKEHADHTENQNNLISRLATRRRLAVGEDWSQDVHFGENSELRYSYHVLCDEFYYGDACSDYCRPRDDTLGHYTCDENGNKQCLEGWQGDYCSDPICSADCSDRHGYCEAPGECKCRLGWQGVSCSECVRHPGCLHGTCSQPWQCVCAEGWGGLFCNQDLNYCTNHRPCANSATCTNTGQGSYTCTCRPGYSGTNCELEINECDCNPCKNGGSCNDLENDYSCTCPQGFYGKNCEIVAMTCADDPCFNGGSCEGRSTGGYACHCPAAYTGSNCEKRLDRCSHKPCTNGGECVDLGSGVLCRCRRGYVGPRCVINVDDCAASPCQNSGTCVDGVNDYTCTCTLGFTGKNCSVRADACLTYPCLHGGTCYTHFSGPVCQCVPGFMGPSCEFPVLERAGLDRATPRTSRGSSPSTVAALCILAVLSVCLGVCVGVVFLRRRRHRLRRQQFCDSVFNDLETVNNFDRQPYTYDRDFLPRAVSQSKPTNTGARLSCSLAAGHTLPAGRDLLWSAGVVGLR; from the exons ATGGCGCACATATCTCTCTGCCTTCTCACTCTGTGGCTGCTGCACGCG GTCGCTTCCTCAGGTGTCTTTGAGCTTAAAGTTCATTCGTTCACCACGACGCGCCGGTTCTGCAGGAGGGCTCGAGACTGCAACATCTTTTTCCGAATTTGCCTCAAGCATTCTGAAGATGTTATCTCTGCCGAGCCCCCGTGCACTTTCGGAACCGGCCAAACGAGCGTGCTCCACGCCGACCAGAGTTCTATTGCCAACAGCGGCGCCGTCAGAGTTCCGTTTCACTTTAAGTGGCCG GGAACCTTTTCTCTTGTCATTGAAGCATGGAATGCAGAGTCACCTAAAGAGCACGCGGACCACACAG AGAACCAGAACAACCTGATCAGCCGCTTGGCCACACGCCGCCGCCTGGCGGTCGGGGAGGATTGGTCCCAGGACGTGCATTTCGGCGAGAATAGCGAACTGCGCTATTCCTACCACGTGCTCTGCGACGAGTTTTACTACGGTGACGCGTGTTCGGATTACTGCCGCCCCCGCGACGACACACTGGGACACTACACGTGCGACGAAAACGGCAATAAACAGTGTCTCGAAGGATGGCAGGGAGACTACTGCTCCGACC CCATCTGTTCGGCTGACTGCAGCGATCGCCATGGTTACTGCGAGGCCCCAGGGGAGTGTAAGTGTCGTCTGGGCTGGCAGGGTGTGtcctgcagtgagtgtgtgaggcacCCGGGTTGTCTGCACGGCACCTGCAGCCAGCCGTGGCAGTGCGTGTGCGCAGAGGGTTGGGGAGGGCTCTTCTGCAACCAGGACCTCAACTACTGCACGAACCACCGGCCGTGTGCCAACAGCGCAACCTGCACCAACACCGGCCAGGGCAGCTACACCTGCACATGCAGACCTGGCTACAGCGGAACCAACTGTGAACTTGAGATCAATGAATGTGACTGCAACCCCTGCAAAAATGGAGGCAGCTGCAAT GATCTGGAGAATGATTATTCCTGCACCTGTCCCCAAGGCTTCTATGGGAAGAACTGTGAGATTGTAGCGATGACGTGCGCTGATGACCCGTGCTTTAACGGTGGCTCGTGTGAGGGGCGCTCCACGGGGGGCTACGCCTGCCACTGCCCCGCCGCCTACACTGGCTCCAACTGTGAGAAGAGACTGGATCGCTGCAGCCACAAACCATGTACCaacg GTGGTGAGTGTGTTGATCTGGGTTCTGGTGTTCTCTGTCGCTGTCGTCGTGGTTATGTGGGCCCTCGCTGTGTCATTAACGTGGACGACTGCGCCGCGTCTCCCTGTCAGAATTCTGGCACATGCGTGGACGGCGTAAACGACTACACGTGCACCTGCACGCTTGGCTTCACGGGTAAGAACTGCAGTGTGCGTGCAGATGCTTGCCTCACCTACCCGTGCCTGCACGGTGGTACGTGCTACACACACTTCTCTGGCCCAGTGTGCCAGTGTGTCCCGGGGTTCATGGGGCCTAGCTGCGAATTCCCAGTGTTGGAGCGGGCAGGCCTCGACCGGGCCACACCCCGGACGTCCCGTGGCTCCTCCCCCTCGACGGTGGCTGCATTGTGCATCCTGGCcgtgctgtctgtgtgtttgggtgtgtgtgttggggtcgTGTTCCTGCGACGGAGGAGGCACAGACTCAGGAGGCAGCAGTTCTGTGATTCGGTCTTTAACGACCTGGAGACAGTTAACAACTTTGACAGGCAGCCTTACACTTACGACCGGGACTTCCTGCCCAGAGCTGTCAGTCAATCAAAACCTACTAACACTGGAGCCAGGCTCAGCTGCTCATTGGCTGCTGGTCACACTCTTCCTGCTGGGCGGGACCTCCTCTGGAGTGCAGGGGTGGTAGGGCTGAGATAA